The Streptococcus parasanguinis genomic sequence TGGAGATGTGGAATATGGTTCAGTTATGGCTGGACAAATTGCAGGTCTTGTTCGTAAAGAAGAAACATGTGCAGAAATCTTGGAAGACCTTTACACAGGTGCTGCCAAGGTGATTAAAGAAGAAGCTGCTCGTTGGGCAGATGTAAACGTCTAAAAACGTCGAAAGGATTAGGATAGTGACAAAACGTGCGTTCTTATTTGCTGGTCAAGGGGCTCAGAAATTGGGCATGGCGAGCGATTTGTATGCGGCTTATCCCGTTGTTAAAGAGACATTTGATACGGCTAGTCGTATTCTAGGTTATGATTTGCGTGAATTGATTGATTCTAACGAAGAAAAACTGAATCAGACACGCTATACTCAACCAGCTATTTTGACAACGTCAGTAGCCATTTATCGCCTTTTGGCAGAAAATGGTATCACTCCTGATATTGTTGCCGGTCTCTCTTTGGGGGAATATTCTGCCTTAGTTGCGGCTGGAGCTCTTCCGTTTGAAGATGCAGTAGCTTTGGTTGCGAAACGTGGTGAATTCATGGAAACAGCAGCTCCTGCTGGAAGTGGGAAAATGGTTGCTGTTATGAATACAGATCCAAGTTTGATCGAAGAGATTTGTCAACAAGCATCCGAAAAGGGTGTAGTAACACCAGCTAACTACAATACGCCAGCACAAATTGTGATTGGTGGTGAGGTTGCGGCTGTGGACTATGCTGTGGAACTATTGCAGGAAGCAGGTGCCAAACGCTTGATCCCTTTGAATGTGTCAGGTCCATTCCACACAGCCTTACTGGAATCTGCTAGTCAAAAATTGGCGGCTGAACTAAAAAAAGTATCATTTAATGATTTTAATCTTCCTTTAGTTGGGAATACAGAAGCTACTATCATGAAGTTGGAAGATGTGAAAGCACTTTTGGCCCGTCAAGTAAAAGAACCGGTTCGTTTCTATGATTCAATTGCTACGATTCAAGACTTTGGTGTAGATGAGGTCATCGAGATCGGACCTGGAAAAGTCTTGTCAGGATTCTTGAAGAAAATTGATAAAACTCTTCCAACTCATAACGTCGAAGATCAGGCTAGTCTAGATGCACTTCTGAATGCTTAAAACGAGGTAAAGATGGAACTTAAAAATAAAAATGTTTTTGTAACAGGTTCAACACGCGGAATTGGATTGGCTGTGGCTCATAAATTTGCGAGTCTCGGTGCCAATGTTGTCCTAAATGGACGTTCTGAAATTTCTGAGGACTTGCTTGCACAGTTTGCTGACTATGGTGTGACTGTTGTTGGTATTTCTGGGGATATTTCTAATGGCGAAGATGCGCAACGTATGGTAGCTGAAGCAATTGAAAAGCTTGGAAGTGTTGATGTTTTGGTCAATAACGCTGGCATCACAAACGACAAGTTGATGTTGAAAATGACTGAAGAAGATTTTGAACGGGTCTTGAAAATCAACTTGACAGGTGCCTTTAATATGACTCAAGCTGTCTTAAAACCGATGTCTAAAGCTCGTCAAGGGGCCATTATCAACATGTCCTCTGTTGTTGGTCTAATGGGGAATATCGGTCAAGCGAACTATGCGGCTTCAAAAGCTGGTTTGATTGGTTTCACTAAATCAGTAGCGCGTGAAGTTGCGGCTCGTGGCGTTCGTGTGAATGCCATTGCACCTGGTTTCATTGAATCAGATATGACTGATGCTATTCCAGAGAAAATGAAAGATGCCATGCTAGCTCAAGTGCCAATGAAACGAATTGGTCAAGCTGAAGAAGTGGCAGAAGTTGCGGCTTTCTTAGCAGGTCAAGAATATTTAACTGGTCAAACAATTGCCATTGATGGCGGAATGACTATGCAATAATGAATGCTCACTGATCGAAAATCACTTACTTAAATATCCATCCGACAAAAGGAGAATATATATGTCTACAAATCGTGTTGTTGTTACAGGTTACGGTGTAACCTCACCAATCGGAAATACACCAGAGGAGTTCTGGAATAGCCTTCATGAAGGAAAAATTGGAATCAAGCCCATTACGAAATTTGATGCTTCTGAAATTCCAGTCTTTAATGCTGGTGAAATTCAAGATTTCCCATTCGATAAATATTTTGTAAAAAAAGATCAAAATCGTATGGATACTTACTCATTGTATGCAATCTATGCTGCGATGGAAGCTATTGAAAATTCAGGCTTGAACATGGAAGAAGAAGACCGCGATCGTGTAGGTGTGATTGTATCATCTGGTATCGGTGGTTTGCAAGAATTGGAAGATCAAATTATCCGGATGCATGAACGTGGGATGAAGAGAATCCAACCAATGTTTATTCCAAAAGCTCTTTCAAACATGGGTGCTGGAAATATCGCACTTAAGATTGGGGCTCAAGGGGTATGTAAATCCGTGACAACAGCTTGTGCTTCTGCCAATGATGCAATTGGTGAAGCTTTCCGTGAAATTAAATTTGGTATGCATGATGTTGTTTTGGCAGGTGGTGCTGAAGCTTCGATTACTAAGATTGGTATCGGTGGTTTCAATGCCCTTACGGCCCTTTCAACAACGGAAGACCCAGAACGTTCATCTATTCCATTTGATAAAGACCGTAATGGTTTTGTGATGGGTGAAGGTGCAGGGGTTCTTGTCATCGAAAGTTTGGAACATGCCCAAAAACGTGGTGCTAATATTTTGGCTGAAATTGTTGGTTACGGTTCGAACTGTGATGCCTACCATATGACAACACCAACACCAGATGGTTCAGGTGCTGCTAAAGCAATTAAATTGGCTATTAATGAAGCTGGTATCAAACCTGAAGATGTTGATTATGTTAATGCTCACGGGACATCAACACCTGCCAATGAAAAAGGTGAAAGTGGTGCCATTGTTTCTGTACTTGGTAAAGAAGTTCCTGTATCATCTACTAAATCATTTACAGGGCACTTGCTTGGTGCTGCTGGTGCGGTTGAAGCGATTGCTACTATCGAAGCGATTCGTCACAGCTTTGTACCAAAAACTGCTGGTACCAAAGAATTGTCTGACTATATCGAAGCAAACGTTGTTTATGGTGAAGGTCAAGAAGCGGATATTCAGTACGCTATCTCAAATACCTTTGGTTTTGGAGGACACAATGCTGTTCTGGCCTTTAAACGTTGGGAGGGTTAATTCATGAATATTTCTGAAATCAAAGATTTGTTGGCTCAATTTGATGCGTCAACTTTGCGTGAATTCTCATATAAAAATAATGGCGAAGAATTGAATTTGAGTAAAAACCAAACGAGTTCAGTTGCGGCTACACCGGTTGCTCCTGCACTTGAAGTGGTAGCAACTCCTCAAACTCCTGTAGTAGCCCCTGTTGTTGAAGCCCCAGCAACTCCAGCTGTAGCGGCTGAACCAGTTGCTGCTCCAGCTCAGGCTGCAGAAGGTGATGTGGTTGAAAGTCCATTGGTTGGGGTGGCTTACTTGTCGCCAGCACCGGATAAATCAGCCTTTGTATCTGTAGGAGACAAAGTTACTAAGGGTCAAACACTCTTGATTATCGAAGCCATGAAAGTGATGAATGAAGTCCCAGCACCAAAAGATGGGGTAGTCACTGAAATTTTGGTAACGAATGAAGAAATGGTTGAATTTGGAAAAGGATTGGTTCGAATCAAATGACAATTGATATTAATGCTATTCGTGAGGCTTTGCCGCATCGTTACCCAATGCTTTTGGTGGATCGCGTATTGGAAACAAGCGAAGATACGATTGTTGCCATTAAGAACGTGACAATTAATGAACCATTTTTTAATGGACATTTTCCACAATATCCTGTTATGCCAGGTGTTCTCATCATGGAAGCTTTGGCACAAACAGCAGGTGTACTAGAGTTGTCAAAACCTGAAAATAAAGGAAAATTAGTCTTTTATGCAGGGATGGACAAGGTGAAGTTTAAAAAACAAGTCGTTCCAGGAGATCAACTGGTGATGACAGCTACTTTTGTCAAACGTCGTGGAACAATTGCTGTTGTTGAAGCGAAAGCAGAAGTAGACGGTAAGCTTGCAGCTTCAGGAACGCTTACGTTTGCAATTGGAAATTAAGAAAGGCCTATCTATGTTTCGTAAGATCTTAATCGCCAATCGTGGTGAGATTGCAGTTCGTATTATTCGTGCGGCTCGTGAACTTGGCATCGAGACGGTTGCAGTGTATTCTACTGCTGATAAAGAAGCCTTGCATACCTTACTAGCGGATGAAGCAGTCTGTATTGGACCTGCTAAATCAACAGAGTCTTATTTGAATATGAGTGCTGTCTTGTCTGCAGCTGTTCTAACAGGAGCAGAAGCTATCCATCCTGGTTTTGGATTTTTAAGTGAAAACTCAAAATTTGCGACCATGTGTGAGGAAGTGGGCATTAAATTTATTGGTCCTTCTGCTAAAGTCATGGATTTGATGGGGGATAAGATTAATGCTCGTAAACAGATGATCAAAGCAGGAGTACCTGTTATTCCTGGATCAGATGGTGAAGTGTATACTGCTGAAGAAGCCCTCGAGATTGCAGAGCGTATTGGTTACCCTGTGATGTTGAAAGCATCTGCAGGAGGCGGTGGCAAGGGAATTCGGAAGGTTGAAAAACCAGAAGATTTGGTTGCTGCTTTTGAATCTGCTTCCTCAGAAGCTCAAGCTGCTTTTGGAAATGGTGCCATGTATATGGAACGGGTGATTTATCCGGCACGCCACATTGAAGTACAGATTTTAGCGGATCAGCATGGACATGTTATTCACTTAGGTGAACGCGATTGTTCTCTTCAACGAAATAACCAAAAAGTTCTAGAAGAATCCCCTTCGATTGCTATCGGAAAAACGCTTCGTAATCAAATTGGTTCTGCTGCTGTTCGGGCTGCTGAATCAGTTGGGTATGAGAATGCTGGAACGATTGAATTCTTGTATGATGAAGGCAAGGGTGAGTTCTACTTTATGGAAATGAATACCCGTGTGCAAGTGGAGCATCCTGTCACAGAATTTGTAACAGGAGTTGATATCGTTAAGGAACAGATTAAAATCGCAGCTGGCCAAGAATTATCCGTTACTCAAGAGGATATTGTCATTAAAGGCCATGCGATTGAATGCCGGATCAATGCGGAAAATCCTTCCTTCAACTTTGCACCAAGCCCAGGTAAGATCACTAATCTCTATCTTCCAAGTGGTGGGGTTGGCTTGCGTGTGGATTCTGCTGTGTATCCTGGTTATACGATTCCACCATACTATGATAGTATGATTGCCAAGATCATTGTCCATGGGGAAAATCGCTTTGATGCACTGATGAAAATGCAGCGTGCTCTTTATGAGTTGGAAATCGATGGTGTCACCACCAATAGTAGTTTCCAGTTGGATTTGATCTCAGATTCGCATGTGATCGCTGGTGATTACGACACTGCATTTTTGATGGAACAATTCCTTCCAAATTATAATAAGGAATGATGAAAAAGCCTGGAGTTGTGAGGGAAGTATGAACATCATCTTCACAGTTTCAGGCTTTTATAGTAATGCTGCAGATACTGTAGCATATTATAAGGAGTAAGTAATGGCATTATTTTCTAAAAAAGATAAATATATTCGGATCAATCCGAATAGGTCAGCCTGGAAGGAGCCTCAGCCAAAACCTGAAGTTCCTGATGAACTATTTTCACAATGCCCAGGTTGTAAACATACCATTTACCAAAAGGATTTAGGTAGTGAGCGTGTCTGCCCGAATTGTGGCTATACCTTCCGTATTTCTGCTAAAGAACGCTTGGCGCTGACAGTGGATCCAGCTAGCTTTGAAGAAATGTTTACAGGAATCGAAACGACAGATCCTTTGAATTTCCCAAATTATAAGAAGAAACTAGCAGCAGTGCGGGAAATGACAGGACTGGATGAAGCTGTCCTGACTGGAACTGCCTTGATTAAAGGTCAAAAAGTTGCGCTTGGGATCATGGATTCCAACTTTATCATGGCTTCAATGGGTTCTGTAGTAGGCGAAAAAATTACTCGTTTATTTGAATTTGCGACAAAAGAAAAATTGCCAGTTGTTCTTTTTACCGCTTCCGGTGGTGCTCGGATGCAAGAAGGAATCGTGAGTTTGATGCAAATGGCAAAAATTTCTGCGGCTGTTCAACGCCATTCCAAAGAAAAATTATTCTATTTGACGGTATTGACAGATCCGACAACTGGTGGGGTGACAGCCTCATTTGCTATGGAAGGTGATATTATCATGGCAGAGAGTCAAGCCTTGGTCGGGTTTGCTGGTCGACGCGTGATCGAATCAACTGTGCGTGAAAAATTGCCTGATGATTTCCAAAAAGCAGAATTTCTACAAGAACATGGATTTGTAGACTTGATCGTGGAGAGAAGTCAAATCCGAGCGACAGTTGGACAATTATTAGCCCTTCATGGAGGTAAACATGAGTAAAATAACACAGATTATTAAAGAAGCACGTGACCAAGGAAGATTGACTGCGCTTGATTTTGCTCAAGGAATTTTTGATGATTTTATCGAATTACATGGAGATCGAAACTTCCGTGATGATGGTGCGGTGATTGGTGGGATTGGACGCTTAGGCGATCAAACGGTTACAGTCGTTGGAATCCAAAAAGGAAAAAATCTTCAAGATAATCTAAAACGTAATTTTGGGCAACCCCATCCAGAAGGCTATCGAAAAGCTTTGCGCCTCATGAAGCAAGCGGAGAAATTTGGTCGTCCAGTTGTGACCTTTATCAATACAGCGGGTGCTTATCCTGGTGTTGGTGCTGAAGAACGAGGACAAGGTGAAGCCATTGCCCGTAACCTCATGGAAATGAGTGATCTAAAAGTTCCAATTATCGCGATTATCATCGGAGAAGGTGGCTCTGGTGGTGCCTTGGCTCTTGCTGTGGCAGATAAGGTCTGGATGCTTGAGAACTCCATCTATGCAGTCTTGAGTCCAGAAGGTTTTGCCTCTATTCTTTGGAAAGATGGAAGTCGTGCTATGGAAGCAGCAGAGTTGATGAAGATTACTTCTCACGAATTGTTAAATATGGAAATTGTCGATAAGGTGATTCCCGAGCATGGATTTTCAAATGGAGAACTACTGGCTCAAGTGAAGAAGGAATTACAGGAAGAGTTAAAGGTTTTACAAGCTTTACCTCTCGAAGAGCTTCTGGAGCAACGCTACCAACGTTTTCGTAAATATTAAAAAACTGAGCTTGCAATTTGCAAGACTCAGTTTTTTTAAACTTTATTTTGGTGCGATGACTTCTGCGCCACCCATGTATGGGCGAAGGACTTCTGGAATGGTCACAGAACCGTCTTCGTTTTGGTAGTTTTCAAGAATAGCAGCGACGGTACGTCCGACAGCCAATCCAGAACCGTTCAAAGTGTGAAGGAGTTTTACCTTGCCATCTGCTTCGTCACGGTAGCGGATTTGCGCACGGCGAGCTTGGAAATCTTCTGTATTGGAACAGCTTGAGATTTCACGGTAGGTGTTTTGCGCTGGAATCCATACTTCCAAGTCATAAGTCTTGGCCGCTGAGAAGCCCATGTCTCCAGTGGAGAGAGCTACCACACGGTATGGAAGGTTCAGTTTTTGAAGGATATTTTCAGCATTGACAACCATTTTTTCCAATTCATCATATGATTCTTCTGGTTTAGCAAATTTTACCATTTCAACCTTATGGAATTGGTGCAAACGGATCAAGCCACGAGTATCACGACCAGCTGAACCAGCTTCTGAACGGAAAGATGGACTCATAGCGGTGAAGTAGATTGGAAGATCTTTCCCATCAAGAATTTCATCGCGGTAGTAGTTTGTCAAGGGAACTTCAGCTGTTGGAATGAGGACATAATTGGTATCGCTAAGTTCAAAAGTATCTTCCTTGAATTTTGGATACTGACCAGTACCAAACATAGAATCATGATTGACCATGTAAGGAGGGATGACTTCAGTGTAGCCTTCCTTACCATGTTCATCCAACATGAAGTTGTAGATAGCACGTTCTAAGCGAGCTCCAAGTCCTTTGTAGAAGAGGAAACGAGCACCAGTGACTTTAGCCCCGCGTTCCCAGTCAAGGATACCAAGGTCTTCACCTAAATCCCAGTGAGCTTTTGGTTCGAAGCCAAATTCGCGAGGTGTTCCCCAACGGCGAACCTCAACGTTGTCATCCTCATCCGCTCCAACAGGGACACTGTCAGCAGGGATGTTTGGAAGGGTAGTAGTGAATTCAGTTAATTTTGCATCGATTTCAGCTAATTCTGTATCCAATGCTTTGACCTCTGCAGAGAGGGTTTGCATGGCAGCAATCTTATCATCTGCATTTTCCTTGTTGCGTTTAGCTTGTGCGATTTCAGCAGATACAGTGTTACGCTCTGCTTTGAGATTTTCTACTTTGACTAAGATATCTCGACGTTTGGCATCGATTTCTTTCATTTCATTCAAAATAGCTGCATCTACGCCACGTGTTGCCAATTTTTTAGCAACCGTATCAAAGTCTGTACGAATTCGTTTAATATCTAACATAGCTTCTCCTTTAACAAAAAACACACCTGTTAGAGTGTTGGAGTGGCAGAGCCACGGTTCCATCCAACTTCACAGGTGTGCACTTGATTCGATATTGTATTTTAAAGAAACGGTAGAATTTCAATTAAGATTCCTATCTGCTCGCAGCAACCGCAGACTTTCTGAAAGAGACTCTTAACTTACTTATCCGTTTGCGTCTATTATACAAGAAAAGATCCTATTTTGCAAATAGATTTTTAATTTTAGCCGTGATGATTTGGATCAACGTAGGAAGTTTGACAATTTTATCATTCCCTAGATGTTCCCGAGCAATCTTTAAAATTTTTCCAGAGTCTTTTGAAGCAAAGAGAAATTTTGATTCTCTGGTATAGATTTCAAAATGGCGGCTAATTTTACGTCCGGATACATTGGCTCCGATTCGCTCGATTTCTTGCCAGGGAATTTGGATGTAGTCTTCTACATTTGCATCCGCATAAAATTCAAAAGCGGCATTCCCGACTAGGATTTTTCCAACCTTTCCCCCCACTCCAAGGTAAGAAACCCCTGTAGTATGGAATTCAACGGTTTTATTCAATGATTGAGCCATGAGATCCTCCTGTATTGCTGTTCACTCCATTATATCATAATAAAAAGAAGGCCGAAACCTTCTTTTTAGTTGATCTTTGCTTACATCAAGCCAGCAACGTGTGCTAATACACCGATTACAAAGAGAGCGATGATGATAGTGATTGGAGATACTTTTTTCTTCAACAACCACATACAAGCAAAAGTAAGAAGCAATCCCATCAAACCAGGAATCAATGAATCCAAGTTTTGTTGGAAAGTTGTAACTTTTTCAGGTGTTTGAGATAGGCCTGAACCAACTTGAGCGAAGGCTTCTTGAATTCCTTTGAAACCTTCAGGAAGTTTATCCCAATGGATATAAGCTTTGTCGTCTAATTTGACAGAAGAAACATTGAAGACGAATTTAATAGATACCCAACGTTCTACCAAGACAGCGAGGATGAACATCCCAAGGATAGAAGCCCCTTTAGTGATGTCTTGCAAGATCCCACCAGACATATCTTTGGTAATTTCAGAACCTGCTTTGTAGCCAAGTTCTTGCGTGTACCACAAGAAGGCCATACGAATCGCATTCCATGCGATAAAGAAGATGAGTGGACCAAGGATATTACCAGACGCAGCAAGTGATGCACCAAGAGCCCCAAGAATTGGACGGACAGTGAACCAGAAGACTGGAT encodes the following:
- the fabD gene encoding ACP S-malonyltransferase translates to MTKRAFLFAGQGAQKLGMASDLYAAYPVVKETFDTASRILGYDLRELIDSNEEKLNQTRYTQPAILTTSVAIYRLLAENGITPDIVAGLSLGEYSALVAAGALPFEDAVALVAKRGEFMETAAPAGSGKMVAVMNTDPSLIEEICQQASEKGVVTPANYNTPAQIVIGGEVAAVDYAVELLQEAGAKRLIPLNVSGPFHTALLESASQKLAAELKKVSFNDFNLPLVGNTEATIMKLEDVKALLARQVKEPVRFYDSIATIQDFGVDEVIEIGPGKVLSGFLKKIDKTLPTHNVEDQASLDALLNA
- the fabG gene encoding 3-oxoacyl-[acyl-carrier-protein] reductase, which produces MELKNKNVFVTGSTRGIGLAVAHKFASLGANVVLNGRSEISEDLLAQFADYGVTVVGISGDISNGEDAQRMVAEAIEKLGSVDVLVNNAGITNDKLMLKMTEEDFERVLKINLTGAFNMTQAVLKPMSKARQGAIINMSSVVGLMGNIGQANYAASKAGLIGFTKSVAREVAARGVRVNAIAPGFIESDMTDAIPEKMKDAMLAQVPMKRIGQAEEVAEVAAFLAGQEYLTGQTIAIDGGMTMQ
- the fabF gene encoding beta-ketoacyl-ACP synthase II, with the protein product MSTNRVVVTGYGVTSPIGNTPEEFWNSLHEGKIGIKPITKFDASEIPVFNAGEIQDFPFDKYFVKKDQNRMDTYSLYAIYAAMEAIENSGLNMEEEDRDRVGVIVSSGIGGLQELEDQIIRMHERGMKRIQPMFIPKALSNMGAGNIALKIGAQGVCKSVTTACASANDAIGEAFREIKFGMHDVVLAGGAEASITKIGIGGFNALTALSTTEDPERSSIPFDKDRNGFVMGEGAGVLVIESLEHAQKRGANILAEIVGYGSNCDAYHMTTPTPDGSGAAKAIKLAINEAGIKPEDVDYVNAHGTSTPANEKGESGAIVSVLGKEVPVSSTKSFTGHLLGAAGAVEAIATIEAIRHSFVPKTAGTKELSDYIEANVVYGEGQEADIQYAISNTFGFGGHNAVLAFKRWEG
- the accB gene encoding acetyl-CoA carboxylase biotin carboxyl carrier protein is translated as MNISEIKDLLAQFDASTLREFSYKNNGEELNLSKNQTSSVAATPVAPALEVVATPQTPVVAPVVEAPATPAVAAEPVAAPAQAAEGDVVESPLVGVAYLSPAPDKSAFVSVGDKVTKGQTLLIIEAMKVMNEVPAPKDGVVTEILVTNEEMVEFGKGLVRIK
- the fabZ gene encoding 3-hydroxyacyl-ACP dehydratase FabZ, with translation MTIDINAIREALPHRYPMLLVDRVLETSEDTIVAIKNVTINEPFFNGHFPQYPVMPGVLIMEALAQTAGVLELSKPENKGKLVFYAGMDKVKFKKQVVPGDQLVMTATFVKRRGTIAVVEAKAEVDGKLAASGTLTFAIGN
- a CDS encoding acetyl-CoA carboxylase biotin carboxylase subunit; amino-acid sequence: MFRKILIANRGEIAVRIIRAARELGIETVAVYSTADKEALHTLLADEAVCIGPAKSTESYLNMSAVLSAAVLTGAEAIHPGFGFLSENSKFATMCEEVGIKFIGPSAKVMDLMGDKINARKQMIKAGVPVIPGSDGEVYTAEEALEIAERIGYPVMLKASAGGGGKGIRKVEKPEDLVAAFESASSEAQAAFGNGAMYMERVIYPARHIEVQILADQHGHVIHLGERDCSLQRNNQKVLEESPSIAIGKTLRNQIGSAAVRAAESVGYENAGTIEFLYDEGKGEFYFMEMNTRVQVEHPVTEFVTGVDIVKEQIKIAAGQELSVTQEDIVIKGHAIECRINAENPSFNFAPSPGKITNLYLPSGGVGLRVDSAVYPGYTIPPYYDSMIAKIIVHGENRFDALMKMQRALYELEIDGVTTNSSFQLDLISDSHVIAGDYDTAFLMEQFLPNYNKE
- the accD gene encoding acetyl-CoA carboxylase, carboxyltransferase subunit beta, whose translation is MALFSKKDKYIRINPNRSAWKEPQPKPEVPDELFSQCPGCKHTIYQKDLGSERVCPNCGYTFRISAKERLALTVDPASFEEMFTGIETTDPLNFPNYKKKLAAVREMTGLDEAVLTGTALIKGQKVALGIMDSNFIMASMGSVVGEKITRLFEFATKEKLPVVLFTASGGARMQEGIVSLMQMAKISAAVQRHSKEKLFYLTVLTDPTTGGVTASFAMEGDIIMAESQALVGFAGRRVIESTVREKLPDDFQKAEFLQEHGFVDLIVERSQIRATVGQLLALHGGKHE
- a CDS encoding acetyl-CoA carboxylase carboxyl transferase subunit alpha — encoded protein: MSKITQIIKEARDQGRLTALDFAQGIFDDFIELHGDRNFRDDGAVIGGIGRLGDQTVTVVGIQKGKNLQDNLKRNFGQPHPEGYRKALRLMKQAEKFGRPVVTFINTAGAYPGVGAEERGQGEAIARNLMEMSDLKVPIIAIIIGEGGSGGALALAVADKVWMLENSIYAVLSPEGFASILWKDGSRAMEAAELMKITSHELLNMEIVDKVIPEHGFSNGELLAQVKKELQEELKVLQALPLEELLEQRYQRFRKY
- the serS gene encoding serine--tRNA ligase; this encodes MLDIKRIRTDFDTVAKKLATRGVDAAILNEMKEIDAKRRDILVKVENLKAERNTVSAEIAQAKRNKENADDKIAAMQTLSAEVKALDTELAEIDAKLTEFTTTLPNIPADSVPVGADEDDNVEVRRWGTPREFGFEPKAHWDLGEDLGILDWERGAKVTGARFLFYKGLGARLERAIYNFMLDEHGKEGYTEVIPPYMVNHDSMFGTGQYPKFKEDTFELSDTNYVLIPTAEVPLTNYYRDEILDGKDLPIYFTAMSPSFRSEAGSAGRDTRGLIRLHQFHKVEMVKFAKPEESYDELEKMVVNAENILQKLNLPYRVVALSTGDMGFSAAKTYDLEVWIPAQNTYREISSCSNTEDFQARRAQIRYRDEADGKVKLLHTLNGSGLAVGRTVAAILENYQNEDGSVTIPEVLRPYMGGAEVIAPK
- a CDS encoding DUF956 family protein codes for the protein MAQSLNKTVEFHTTGVSYLGVGGKVGKILVGNAAFEFYADANVEDYIQIPWQEIERIGANVSGRKISRHFEIYTRESKFLFASKDSGKILKIAREHLGNDKIVKLPTLIQIITAKIKNLFAK
- a CDS encoding PTS system mannose/fructose/sorbose family transporter subunit IID, with protein sequence MTEKLQLSKSDRQKVWWRSTFLQGSWNYERMQNLGWAYSLIPAIKKLYTKKEDQAAALERHMEFFNTHPYVAAPIIGVTLALEEERANGAAIDDAAIQGVKIGMMGPLAGIGDPVFWFTVRPILGALGASLAASGNILGPLIFFIAWNAIRMAFLWYTQELGYKAGSEITKDMSGGILQDITKGASILGMFILAVLVERWVSIKFVFNVSSVKLDDKAYIHWDKLPEGFKGIQEAFAQVGSGLSQTPEKVTTFQQNLDSLIPGLMGLLLTFACMWLLKKKVSPITIIIALFVIGVLAHVAGLM